The following coding sequences are from one Pseudonocardia sp. EC080619-01 window:
- a CDS encoding SelB C-terminal domain-containing protein, producing the protein MHVLCTAGHVDHGKSTLVRALTGMEPDRYAEERRRGMTIDLGFAWTTLTGPGGPATVAFVDVPGHERFVTTMLAGAGPVPAALFVVAADEGWMPQSGEHADALAAAGITRGLLVVTRTDLLDPELALDDARAGLAARGLGGWPAVAVSAATGDGLDTLRAALVELVAALPPAAPDGAARLWVDRAFTVRGSGTVVTGTLGSGTVRTGDELELDGADGRHVVTVRAVQELGAPVDAAGAVARVALNLRGVPRDRVRRGDVLLARGAWPVTTEADVRLHGVGGPPPELTSPTGLTLHAGSAAVPVRVRPLGDDVVRIRPEHPLPLRIGDRAVLRDPGAHRIVAGVTVLDPAPPPLRRRGAARRRAGELAAATGVPDAAAELARRGAVPAADLVRWGVPGDAVAALGTRVPGAAGWLLDPAAADAAVTALERAVAAHDASDPLDPGLPLAAARREAGLPDAGLVEAALARAAEPRLVVRDGRVRPAADAGPPEHVLAAAAALRADLAARPFTAPKADRLAGLGLGQRELAALERAGELLRLTPDVVLLPDAPERALEVLRGLGEEFTASTARQALGTSRRVVVPLLELLGRTGRTVRTPSGGHRLR; encoded by the coding sequence GTGCACGTCCTCTGCACCGCCGGGCACGTCGACCACGGCAAGTCGACGCTGGTCCGCGCGCTCACCGGGATGGAGCCCGACCGCTACGCCGAGGAACGGCGACGCGGGATGACGATCGACCTCGGCTTCGCCTGGACCACGCTGACCGGGCCGGGCGGGCCGGCCACCGTGGCGTTCGTCGACGTCCCGGGACACGAACGGTTCGTGACCACCATGCTCGCCGGTGCCGGTCCGGTCCCGGCCGCACTGTTCGTCGTCGCCGCCGACGAGGGCTGGATGCCGCAGTCCGGGGAGCACGCCGACGCACTCGCCGCCGCCGGGATCACCCGCGGGCTGCTCGTCGTGACCCGGACCGACCTGCTCGACCCCGAGCTGGCCCTCGACGACGCCCGCGCCGGGCTCGCCGCCCGCGGGCTCGGCGGGTGGCCCGCCGTCGCCGTCTCCGCGGCCACCGGGGACGGCCTCGACACCCTGCGCGCGGCCCTCGTCGAGCTGGTCGCGGCGCTGCCCCCGGCCGCCCCGGACGGCGCCGCGCGGCTCTGGGTGGACCGGGCCTTCACCGTCCGCGGGTCGGGCACCGTCGTCACCGGGACGCTCGGCAGCGGCACCGTGCGCACCGGCGACGAGCTGGAGCTCGACGGCGCCGACGGCCGGCACGTCGTGACCGTGCGGGCGGTGCAGGAGCTCGGTGCCCCGGTCGACGCCGCCGGTGCGGTGGCCCGGGTCGCGCTCAACCTGCGCGGGGTCCCGCGGGACCGGGTGCGGCGTGGGGACGTCCTGCTCGCCCGCGGCGCGTGGCCGGTCACCACCGAGGCCGACGTCCGGCTGCACGGCGTCGGCGGGCCGCCGCCGGAGCTCACCTCCCCGACGGGGCTGACCCTGCACGCCGGCTCGGCCGCCGTCCCGGTCCGGGTGCGGCCGCTCGGCGACGACGTCGTCCGGATCCGCCCGGAGCACCCGCTGCCGCTGCGGATCGGCGACCGCGCGGTGCTGCGCGATCCCGGGGCGCACCGGATCGTGGCGGGGGTGACCGTCCTGGACCCGGCGCCGCCCCCGCTGCGCCGCCGCGGCGCCGCGCGGCGCCGGGCGGGTGAGCTGGCGGCGGCGACCGGCGTTCCGGACGCCGCGGCGGAGCTGGCCCGGCGCGGCGCCGTACCGGCGGCCGACCTCGTGCGGTGGGGCGTGCCGGGCGACGCCGTCGCCGCGCTGGGCACCCGGGTACCGGGAGCGGCCGGCTGGTTGCTCGATCCGGCCGCGGCCGACGCGGCCGTCACCGCGCTGGAGCGGGCCGTGGCCGCGCACGACGCATCGGACCCGCTCGACCCGGGGCTGCCGCTCGCAGCGGCCCGGCGGGAGGCCGGGCTGCCCGACGCCGGGCTGGTGGAGGCCGCGCTGGCCCGGGCCGCGGAACCCCGTCTGGTGGTGCGCGACGGCCGCGTCCGCCCGGCCGCCGACGCGGGCCCGCCGGAGCACGTCCTCGCGGCCGCGGCGGCGCTGCGGGCGGACCTCGCCGCGCGCCCGTTCACCGCGCCGAAGGCGGACCGCCTGGCCGGGCTGGGCCTGGGGCAGCGCGAGCTCGCCGCGCTGGAGCGGGCCGGGGAGCTGCTGCGGCTGACCCCCGACGTGGTGCTGCTGCCCGACGCCCCGGAGCGCGCACTGGAGGTGCTCCGCGGGCTCGGCGAGGAGTTCACCGCGAGCACCGCACGGCAGGCGCTGGGGACCAGCAGACGAGTCGTCGTCCCGCTGCTGGAACTGCTGGGGCGCACCGGACGGACCGTCCGGACCCCGTCGGGTGGGCACCGCCTCCGCTGA
- a CDS encoding STAS domain-containing protein, with protein sequence MTDSRPPGPGTARGRSGGTGAAPGPGDTGATDITDSGDGLRLAATTRPGGVVVIAVEGELDILTGPGLRTAVTARIPDATLVVLELDGVQFLGTSGLAALIEIREEAHRAGVELRLACAERRVLRPLGIAGLDHLFDIHEGVQAALDS encoded by the coding sequence ATGACCGACTCGCGTCCGCCCGGCCCCGGCACCGCCCGCGGCCGATCCGGCGGGACCGGGGCGGCACCCGGCCCCGGGGACACCGGGGCCACCGACATCACCGACAGCGGCGACGGGCTGCGGCTCGCCGCCACGACCCGGCCCGGCGGGGTCGTCGTGATCGCGGTCGAGGGCGAGCTGGACATCCTCACCGGTCCGGGGCTCCGGACCGCGGTGACCGCCCGGATCCCGGACGCGACGCTGGTGGTGCTGGAGCTGGACGGCGTGCAGTTCCTCGGCACCAGCGGGCTCGCGGCGCTCATCGAGATCCGCGAGGAGGCGCACCGGGCCGGGGTCGAGCTCCGGCTGGCCTGCGCCGAACGACGGGTGCTGCGCCCGCTCGGCATCGCCGGTCTGGACCACCTGTTCGACATCCACGAGGGAGTCCAGGCGGCACTGGACTCCTGA
- a CDS encoding WhiB family transcriptional regulator: MSDVSRLPGPMDDQWEWQRLGACRGMDSAVFFHPDGERNPSRSRRTERAKQVCRGCPVVQQCRRFALASREPFGVWGGLGESERRAILERRDAGHIAAEAPGLVAAAG; encoded by the coding sequence GTGAGCGATGTTTCCCGGCTTCCCGGCCCGATGGACGACCAGTGGGAGTGGCAGCGCCTCGGCGCGTGCCGCGGGATGGACAGCGCGGTCTTCTTCCACCCGGACGGCGAGCGGAACCCCTCACGCTCCCGGCGCACCGAGCGGGCCAAGCAGGTCTGCCGGGGTTGTCCGGTGGTCCAGCAGTGCCGGCGTTTCGCCCTCGCGAGCCGCGAGCCGTTCGGCGTGTGGGGCGGGCTCGGCGAGTCCGAACGCCGGGCGATCCTCGAACGCCGCGACGCCGGACACATCGCGGCCGAGGCCCCCGGACTCGTCGCCGCCGCCGGCTGA
- a CDS encoding STAS domain-containing protein, whose protein sequence is MIPLPGSPPPSRGDGVEHPDDSADLGVTFSSPRRGLTVLTVRGEVDTLTAPRLGVALDELLDRPANGDGDDRDVAVDLEGVTFLASSGLGVLIHTARRAARDDRRLYVVATNRAVLRPLEVTGSAQLFTVLADQTGIPGP, encoded by the coding sequence GTGATCCCCCTGCCCGGATCCCCGCCGCCGTCCCGCGGGGACGGCGTCGAGCACCCGGACGACAGCGCCGACCTCGGCGTGACGTTCTCGTCCCCCCGCCGGGGACTCACCGTGCTCACCGTCCGCGGCGAGGTCGACACGCTGACCGCGCCCCGGCTCGGCGTCGCGCTCGACGAACTGCTGGACCGTCCCGCGAACGGCGACGGCGACGACCGCGACGTCGCCGTCGACCTCGAGGGCGTCACGTTCCTCGCGTCCAGCGGGCTCGGCGTCCTCATCCACACCGCACGCCGGGCCGCCCGTGACGACCGGCGTCTCTACGTCGTCGCCACCAACCGGGCGGTCCTGCGACCGCTCGAGGTGACCGGCTCCGCCCAGCTCTTCACGGTCCTGGCCGACCAGACCGGCATACCCGGGCCCTGA
- a CDS encoding ATP-binding protein yields the protein MAHEDTSSAPTDQASGAATVEIRTAARAALIPTVRAVASDLAARADFDLDAISDLRMAVDEACATLVGLAAPGSSLRCTFDVHGERIDVSARVHTGADAELPTDSFGWRVLQTLADQVAVETGEEDGGGSALTIRLHKLAGPGL from the coding sequence GTGGCCCACGAGGACACCTCGAGCGCTCCCACCGACCAGGCATCCGGCGCCGCCACCGTCGAGATCCGGACGGCGGCACGCGCCGCGCTGATCCCGACGGTCCGTGCAGTCGCCTCCGACCTCGCCGCGCGCGCGGACTTCGACCTCGACGCGATCTCCGACCTGCGGATGGCGGTCGACGAGGCGTGCGCGACGCTGGTCGGGCTCGCCGCCCCCGGATCGTCCCTGCGCTGCACGTTCGACGTCCACGGCGAGCGGATCGACGTCTCCGCACGGGTGCACACCGGAGCGGACGCGGAGCTGCCCACCGACAGCTTCGGCTGGCGGGTGCTGCAGACCCTCGCCGACCAGGTCGCGGTCGAGACCGGTGAGGAGGACGGGGGCGGTTCCGCCCTCACCATCCGGCTGCACAAGCTCGCCGGACCCGGCCTGTGA
- a CDS encoding RNA polymerase sigma factor SigF: MTADPEYAHLTPLLSEYSGLEVDDPRREQLRDRLVTGYLPVAQHIARRFNHRGEPLDDLVQVATVGLINAIDRFDPDKGGEFFSFAVPTISGEVRRHFRDQSWSMRVPRRLKDMHVSINGAVSELSQTLGRSPRPSEIAEHLGLPVPEVLEGLEAAEAYRSSSLDEMLSSEDGGATVGELVGDADAELDRVDYRESLRPLLAELAPRERTIVMLRFFGNRTQTQIANEVGISQMHVSRLLSQTLSRLRNRLEPDDRTL, translated from the coding sequence GTGACGGCGGACCCCGAGTACGCACACCTCACCCCGCTGCTGTCGGAGTACAGCGGCCTCGAGGTGGACGACCCGCGCCGGGAGCAGCTGCGCGACCGGCTCGTCACCGGGTACCTGCCCGTCGCCCAGCACATCGCGCGCCGCTTCAACCACCGCGGCGAACCGCTCGACGACCTCGTCCAGGTCGCCACCGTCGGCCTGATCAACGCCATCGACCGGTTCGACCCGGACAAGGGCGGCGAGTTCTTCTCGTTCGCGGTGCCGACGATCTCGGGCGAGGTCCGCAGGCACTTCCGCGACCAGAGCTGGTCGATGCGCGTCCCGCGCCGGCTCAAGGACATGCACGTCTCGATCAACGGGGCGGTGTCCGAGCTGTCCCAGACCCTGGGCCGCTCCCCGCGGCCCTCGGAGATCGCCGAGCACCTCGGCCTGCCCGTACCGGAGGTGCTGGAGGGGCTGGAGGCCGCCGAGGCCTACCGCAGCTCGTCGCTCGACGAGATGCTGTCCTCGGAGGACGGTGGCGCCACCGTCGGGGAGCTCGTGGGCGACGCCGACGCCGAGCTGGACCGCGTCGACTACCGCGAGTCGCTCCGCCCGCTGCTCGCCGAGCTCGCGCCGCGCGAGCGCACGATCGTCATGCTGCGGTTCTTCGGGAACCGGACCCAGACGCAGATCGCGAACGAGGTCGGGATCTCGCAGATGCACGTGTCCCGGCTGCTCTCCCAGACGCTGTCCCGGCTGCGCAACCGACTCGAACCCGACGACCGCACGCTGTAG
- a CDS encoding NAD(P)/FAD-dependent oxidoreductase yields the protein MSVPEHVLVIGAGLAGLRTVQGLRRAGYEGRLSLVGAEEHLPYDRPPLSKQYLAGEWDRSRIELASEDDLEELGVRTHLGRAAVALRPGEVELDDGATLHADAIVLAVGVTSRTLDGQPGSIHVLRSVDESDGLRDALADASSLLVVGAGFVGAEVASTAVDRGLAVTVVETAPVPMERLLGERGGTLVARLMTDAGIDLRTGVSVASLTATGAELSDGSTVSADETVVGIGGRLDLGWLEGSGPDLSGGIPCDERGRVEGLDGVWAVGDAAAWTDPRTGDRARLEHWTSAAEQAAAVAADIAGGDPPPATVPFFWSDQFGLKIQLIGRPGAADEVLTLHGDGLDGGAVKGTVLGYLRGDTLVAVAGFGAARLIARYRRPLSDGVDRAALLEFRDTLS from the coding sequence ATGAGCGTGCCGGAACACGTGCTGGTGATCGGAGCGGGCCTGGCCGGCCTGCGGACCGTGCAGGGACTGCGCCGGGCGGGCTACGAGGGCCGGCTCAGCCTGGTCGGGGCGGAGGAGCACCTCCCCTACGACCGGCCGCCGCTGTCCAAGCAGTACCTCGCCGGTGAGTGGGACCGGTCGCGGATCGAGCTGGCCTCGGAGGACGACCTCGAGGAGCTCGGCGTCCGCACCCACCTCGGGCGCGCCGCCGTCGCGCTGCGGCCGGGCGAGGTCGAGCTCGACGACGGCGCCACCCTGCACGCCGACGCGATCGTGCTCGCCGTCGGTGTCACCTCCCGCACCCTCGACGGCCAGCCCGGATCCATCCACGTGCTGCGCAGCGTCGACGAGTCCGACGGGCTGCGGGACGCACTGGCGGACGCCTCGTCGCTGCTGGTCGTCGGGGCCGGGTTCGTCGGCGCCGAGGTGGCCAGCACCGCGGTCGACCGCGGGCTGGCGGTGACGGTCGTCGAGACCGCGCCGGTGCCGATGGAGCGCCTGCTCGGCGAGCGGGGGGGCACCCTGGTGGCCCGGCTGATGACGGACGCCGGGATCGACCTGCGGACCGGGGTGTCGGTGGCGTCGCTGACGGCGACGGGGGCCGAGCTGTCCGACGGCTCGACGGTGTCCGCGGACGAGACCGTCGTCGGGATCGGCGGGCGGCTGGACCTGGGCTGGCTCGAGGGCAGCGGGCCGGACCTGTCCGGCGGCATCCCGTGCGACGAGCGCGGCCGGGTCGAGGGGCTCGACGGTGTCTGGGCGGTCGGGGACGCCGCGGCGTGGACCGACCCGCGCACCGGGGACCGGGCACGGCTCGAGCACTGGACGTCGGCCGCCGAGCAGGCCGCAGCCGTCGCCGCGGACATCGCGGGCGGGGACCCGCCGCCGGCCACCGTGCCGTTCTTCTGGTCCGACCAGTTCGGCCTCAAGATCCAGCTGATCGGACGGCCGGGCGCGGCGGACGAGGTGCTGACGCTGCACGGCGACGGCCTCGACGGGGGCGCAGTGAAGGGCACCGTGCTCGGCTACCTGCGCGGGGACACCCTGGTCGCGGTCGCCGGGTTCGGGGCGGCCCGGCTGATCGCCCGCTACCGCAGGCCGCTCTCCGACGGGGTGGACCGGGCCGCGCTGCTGGAGTTCCGCGACACCCTGTCCTGA
- a CDS encoding DUF3618 domain-containing protein, which translates to MARDPESIQHEIEQTRDALAESLDALADRANPKNLIEGGKEQVAEKLADPKIKYTLIAVGALVGLALVRSILR; encoded by the coding sequence GTGGCCCGCGACCCCGAGAGCATCCAGCACGAGATCGAGCAGACCCGGGACGCGCTGGCCGAGAGCCTGGACGCCCTGGCCGACCGTGCGAACCCGAAGAACCTCATCGAGGGCGGCAAGGAGCAGGTCGCCGAGAAGCTCGCCGACCCCAAGATCAAGTACACGCTGATCGCGGTCGGCGCGCTCGTCGGGCTGGCGCTGGTCCGCTCGATCCTGCGCTGA
- the bcp gene encoding thioredoxin-dependent thiol peroxidase, with protein MSDRLQAGDPAPDFTLDDADGTPVSLADHRGRRVIVYFYPAASTPGCTTEACDFRDNLTELNGAGIDVLGISPDTPAKLAKFRDAEGLTFPLLSDPEKQVLTAWGAYGEKKLYGKTVTGVIRSTFLIGEDGTVTDARYNVKATGHVAKLRRDWKI; from the coding sequence ATGAGCGACCGGCTGCAGGCGGGAGACCCCGCCCCCGACTTCACCCTCGACGACGCCGACGGCACGCCCGTCTCGCTGGCCGACCACCGCGGCCGCAGGGTGATCGTCTACTTCTACCCCGCTGCGAGCACGCCCGGCTGCACCACCGAGGCCTGCGACTTCCGCGACAACCTCACCGAGCTGAACGGGGCGGGCATCGACGTCCTCGGCATCTCGCCGGACACGCCGGCGAAGCTGGCGAAGTTCCGTGACGCCGAGGGGCTGACCTTCCCGCTGCTGTCCGACCCGGAGAAGCAGGTCCTCACCGCGTGGGGCGCCTACGGCGAGAAGAAGCTCTACGGCAAGACGGTGACCGGGGTCATCCGCTCGACGTTCCTGATCGGCGAGGACGGCACGGTCACCGACGCCCGGTACAACGTGAAGGCCACCGGGCACGTGGCGAAGCTGCGGCGGGACTGGAAGATCTAG
- a CDS encoding HNH endonuclease signature motif containing protein, producing the protein MPRARRWIDEQLVAAVATSATLAEVCRRLGIRPGRYDVLRAHIERVGADAGHLAGPVEARRRHHWTDAQLTEAVRASVSFAEVLRRLGYAPSGGMHRFIRSHISSRGLDTSHFTGQAWAEGRRFPLQRRARPLTEILVRGSTYYSSAALRRRLIAEGVKEQRCEECGLLDWRGRPIPFELDHVNGDHTDNRLENLRILCPNCHALTETWCTRKN; encoded by the coding sequence ATGCCCCGCGCCCGCCGGTGGATCGACGAGCAGCTCGTCGCGGCCGTGGCGACGTCGGCCACGCTGGCCGAGGTCTGCCGGCGGCTCGGGATCCGGCCGGGCCGGTACGACGTGCTCCGGGCCCACATCGAGCGGGTCGGGGCGGACGCGGGTCACCTGGCGGGGCCGGTGGAGGCGCGACGGCGCCACCACTGGACGGACGCGCAGCTCACCGAGGCGGTGCGGGCGTCGGTCTCGTTCGCGGAGGTGCTGCGGCGGCTGGGCTACGCACCGAGCGGGGGTATGCACCGTTTCATCCGGAGCCACATCAGCTCACGCGGTCTCGACACCTCACACTTCACCGGACAGGCGTGGGCGGAGGGCAGACGGTTCCCGCTCCAGCGCCGCGCGCGCCCGCTCACCGAGATACTCGTACGGGGCTCGACCTACTACAGCAGCGCCGCGCTGCGTCGCCGGCTGATCGCCGAAGGCGTGAAGGAACAGCGGTGCGAGGAGTGCGGACTCCTCGACTGGCGCGGGCGCCCGATCCCGTTCGAGTTGGACCACGTCAACGGTGACCACACCGACAACCGGCTGGAGAACCTCCGTATCCTGTGCCCGAACTGCCATGCACTCACGGAGACGTGGTGCACCCGTAAGAACTAG
- a CDS encoding TVP38/TMEM64 family protein encodes MAGVRWWRPLLACLGLVLLASLVVLVARAYGVSVVPQFGEVRRVVEASGPWGPVVFVLLQVLLNVPPFPRTVFTVSAGVLFGAVSGTLLTLVATALAAIVAFLLVRVTGGRMVARWAEHPRAVWVRRRLDHHGTLAVTSLRLIPMVPFAAMNYLAGLSAVRFWPYLVGTILGSAPSTIAMVALGDAVTGHLPPSLLLVSGVCALLGLGGVLLAARRPLPDEPAA; translated from the coding sequence GTGGCCGGAGTGCGGTGGTGGCGTCCTCTCCTGGCCTGTCTCGGGCTGGTGCTCCTGGCGAGCCTCGTCGTACTCGTGGCCCGCGCCTACGGGGTCTCCGTCGTCCCGCAGTTCGGTGAGGTGCGCCGCGTCGTCGAGGCCTCCGGGCCCTGGGGACCGGTCGTGTTCGTACTGCTCCAGGTGCTGCTGAACGTCCCGCCGTTCCCCCGCACGGTCTTCACCGTCTCCGCCGGTGTGCTGTTCGGCGCGGTGTCGGGGACGCTGCTGACCCTGGTCGCGACCGCTCTGGCCGCGATCGTGGCGTTCCTCCTGGTCCGGGTCACCGGCGGCCGGATGGTCGCGCGCTGGGCCGAGCACCCGCGGGCCGTGTGGGTGCGGCGCAGGCTCGACCACCACGGGACCCTGGCCGTCACCTCGCTCCGGCTGATCCCGATGGTGCCGTTCGCGGCGATGAACTACCTGGCCGGGCTGTCCGCCGTGCGGTTCTGGCCCTACCTGGTCGGCACGATCCTCGGCTCCGCTCCCAGCACGATCGCGATGGTCGCGCTCGGCGACGCGGTGACCGGGCACCTGCCGCCCTCGCTGCTGCTCGTCTCGGGGGTCTGCGCGCTCCTCGGACTGGGCGGTGTCCTACTGGCGGCCCGGCGCCCGCTGCCGGACGAGCCCGCGGCCTGA
- a CDS encoding carboxymuconolactone decarboxylase family protein, with amino-acid sequence MSAATDGMDPADLDQEGLAVRREVLGAGYVEAALAKVDGTTAEFQQLITRYAWNEIWTRPGLERRMRSAVTLTALVAHGHWAEFELHVRAARRNGLSGDEIVEILLQTAIYCGVPAANSAFKIAQQVLAEPAPE; translated from the coding sequence ATGAGCGCCGCGACCGACGGAATGGATCCCGCCGACCTGGACCAGGAGGGGCTCGCGGTGCGGCGCGAGGTGCTCGGCGCCGGCTACGTCGAGGCGGCGCTGGCGAAGGTCGACGGCACGACGGCCGAGTTCCAGCAGCTGATCACCCGCTACGCGTGGAACGAGATCTGGACCCGGCCCGGTCTGGAGCGGCGGATGCGGTCCGCCGTGACGCTGACCGCCCTGGTCGCCCACGGGCACTGGGCCGAGTTCGAGTTGCACGTCCGGGCCGCCCGGCGCAACGGGCTGAGCGGCGACGAGATCGTCGAGATCCTGCTGCAGACCGCGATCTACTGCGGTGTCCCGGCCGCCAACTCCGCCTTCAAGATCGCCCAGCAGGTACTGGCGGAACCGGCCCCGGAGTGA
- a CDS encoding non-canonical purine NTP pyrophosphatase — protein MTAARILLATRNAKKLVELRRIVDAAGLAGVEIVGLADVPEFPEAPETGATFAENALAKARDAAAATGLPAIADDSGITVDALNGMPGIFSARWAGRHGDDDANLQLLLGQTGDVPDDRRGAAFVCAAALVTPDGAAADAPGADGKTPGRTVVHGTWRGTLLRAPRGGNGFGYDPIFAPEGETRSSAELSAAEKDAASHRGLALRALVPHLQALLAQA, from the coding sequence GTGACCGCGGCCCGGATCCTGCTGGCCACCCGGAACGCCAAGAAGCTCGTGGAGCTGCGCCGGATCGTCGACGCCGCCGGGCTGGCCGGTGTCGAGATCGTCGGGCTCGCCGACGTCCCCGAGTTCCCCGAGGCGCCGGAGACCGGGGCGACCTTCGCCGAGAACGCGCTCGCCAAGGCCCGGGACGCGGCCGCCGCGACCGGCCTGCCGGCGATCGCCGACGACTCCGGCATCACCGTCGACGCGCTCAACGGGATGCCCGGCATCTTCTCGGCCCGCTGGGCGGGGCGGCACGGCGACGACGACGCCAACCTGCAGCTGCTGCTCGGGCAGACCGGGGACGTGCCGGACGACCGGCGCGGCGCCGCCTTCGTGTGCGCGGCCGCGCTCGTGACCCCGGACGGCGCCGCCGCGGACGCACCCGGCGCCGACGGCAAGACCCCCGGCCGGACCGTCGTCCACGGCACGTGGCGGGGCACCCTGCTGCGCGCGCCGCGGGGCGGGAACGGCTTCGGCTACGACCCGATCTTCGCGCCGGAGGGGGAGACCCGGTCCTCGGCGGAGCTGTCCGCCGCGGAGAAGGACGCGGCGTCGCACCGCGGGCTCGCGCTGCGCGCCCTCGTCCCGCACCTGCAGGCCCTGCTCGCCCAGGCGTGA
- the rph gene encoding ribonuclease PH, with amino-acid sequence MTRSEGRTDGRADDELRPVTITRGFQKHPAGSVLVEFGDTKVLCAASVTEGVPRWRKGSGLGWVTAEYAMLPSSTDTRSSRESVKGKIGGRTHEISRLIGRSLRACIDLRALGENTIAIDCDVLQADGGTRTAAITGAYVALCDAVTWLGEHGKLTDPKPISCQVAAVSVGVVDGRVRLDLPYEEDSRAEVDTNVVATETGTLIEVQGTGEGATFARKTLDAMLDSALAGIAGIARMQIEALDAPPPKLEAEKAAAEAAEGAE; translated from the coding sequence GTGACACGATCTGAGGGCAGGACGGACGGACGCGCGGACGACGAGCTCCGTCCGGTGACGATCACCCGGGGCTTCCAGAAGCATCCGGCCGGATCGGTGCTGGTGGAGTTCGGGGACACCAAGGTGCTGTGCGCGGCCAGCGTGACCGAGGGGGTCCCGCGCTGGCGCAAGGGATCCGGCCTCGGCTGGGTCACCGCCGAGTACGCGATGCTGCCCTCGTCGACCGACACCCGGTCGTCGCGGGAGTCGGTGAAGGGAAAGATCGGCGGTCGCACCCACGAGATCTCCCGCCTGATCGGCCGGTCGCTGCGCGCCTGCATCGACCTGCGCGCGCTCGGCGAGAACACCATCGCGATCGACTGCGACGTGCTGCAGGCCGACGGCGGCACCCGGACCGCGGCCATCACCGGCGCCTACGTCGCGCTGTGCGACGCCGTCACCTGGCTCGGCGAGCACGGGAAGCTGACCGACCCCAAGCCGATCTCCTGCCAGGTCGCGGCCGTGTCCGTCGGCGTCGTCGACGGCCGGGTCCGGCTCGACCTGCCCTACGAGGAGGACTCCCGGGCCGAGGTCGACACCAACGTGGTGGCGACCGAGACCGGCACGCTCATCGAGGTCCAGGGCACCGGTGAGGGGGCCACGTTCGCCCGCAAGACCCTCGACGCGATGCTCGACTCCGCGCTCGCCGGGATCGCCGGCATCGCGCGGATGCAGATCGAGGCGCTCGACGCCCCGCCCCCCAAGCTCGAGGCGGAGAAGGCCGCGGCCGAGGCGGCGGAGGGCGCCGAGTGA
- a CDS encoding MBL fold metallo-hydrolase translates to MRLIVLGCSGSGPGPGSPASGYLVEAGATRFTLDLGNGTLGALQRHTDPWGLDAVAFSHLHADHCSDFASLVVHRRYHPRPPFDPAGSPLPVHAPSGAHARFARAYAPSEEELHGTDLTDVFTFHDLAAGGSFTVGTGADTVTVTAHPVVHPCPSFALRVEHAGTVLAYSGDTGACDGLVDAARDADLFLCEASWPHDDANPAGVHLSGREAGAHAAAAGARRLVVTHVPAWYDREELATEAKASFGAPVELAAPDAVFDL, encoded by the coding sequence ATGCGGCTGATCGTGCTCGGGTGCTCCGGCAGCGGTCCCGGTCCCGGCTCCCCGGCGTCCGGCTACCTCGTGGAGGCCGGTGCCACCCGGTTCACGCTCGACCTCGGCAACGGCACACTCGGTGCGCTCCAGCGGCACACCGACCCGTGGGGCCTCGACGCCGTCGCCTTCAGCCACCTGCACGCCGACCACTGCTCGGACTTCGCCTCGCTCGTCGTGCACCGCCGGTACCACCCGCGGCCGCCGTTCGACCCCGCCGGGTCCCCGTTGCCGGTGCACGCCCCGTCCGGCGCGCACGCCCGCTTCGCCCGCGCCTACGCGCCGTCGGAGGAGGAGCTGCACGGCACCGACCTCACGGACGTGTTCACGTTCCACGACCTCGCCGCCGGCGGCTCCTTCACCGTCGGCACCGGCGCGGACACGGTGACGGTCACCGCCCACCCGGTGGTGCACCCGTGCCCGTCGTTCGCCCTCCGGGTCGAGCACGCGGGGACGGTCCTCGCCTACTCCGGGGACACCGGCGCCTGCGACGGTCTCGTCGACGCGGCCCGCGACGCCGACCTGTTCCTGTGCGAGGCGAGCTGGCCGCACGACGACGCCAACCCGGCCGGCGTGCACCTGTCCGGCCGGGAGGCCGGGGCGCACGCCGCCGCGGCCGGCGCCCGGCGGCTGGTCGTCACGCACGTCCCCGCCTGGTACGACCGCGAGGAGCTCGCCACCGAGGCGAAGGCCTCCTTCGGCGCCCCCGTCGAGCTCGCCGCCCCGGACGCCGTGTTCGACCTCTGA